The following coding sequences are from one Diospyros lotus cultivar Yz01 chromosome 7, ASM1463336v1, whole genome shotgun sequence window:
- the LOC127806178 gene encoding ribulose bisphosphate carboxylase/oxygenase activase, chloroplastic isoform X1 produces the protein MQRTRDQRPRSAKAATIHGFAQSGDLLAFQKLLRENPSLLNDRNPVMAQTPLHVSAGYNNVEIVKFLLDWQGPEKVELGARNMYGETPLHMAAKNGCNEAARLLLANGAFVEAKANNGMTPLHLAVWHSLRDEDSSTVKTLLEYNANCSAEDNEGMTPINHLSQRPGVEKLRQLLHWHLEEQRRRKAIEACSETKAKMDELEDALSNIVGLHELKVQLRKWAKGMLLDERRRALGLRVGPRRPPHMAFLGNPGTGKTMVARILGRLLNMVGVLPTDKVTEVQRTDLVGEFVGHTGPKTRRKIKEAEGGILFVDEAYRLIPMQKADDKDYGLEALEEIMSVMDSGKVVVIFAGYSEPMKRVISSNEGFCRRVTKFFHFDDFSCIDLAKILHLKMGNQAEDSLLYGFKLHPSCTKAAIATLIERETSGKQRKEMNGGLVETTLINARENLDLRLEFDCVDVDELLTITLEDLEVGLGLLSQ, from the exons ATGCAGAGGACCAGGGATCAACGGCCGAGATCTGCCAAGGCAGCCACCATTCACGGCTTCGCCCAGTCCGGCGACCTCCTCGCCTTCCAGAAGTTGCTTCGCGAGAATCCTTCTCTTCTCAATGATCGAAATCCTGTC ATGGCTCAGACACCACTTCATGTTTCTGCTGGTTACAACAATGTGGAGATAGTTAAGTTTTTGCTTGATTGGCAAGGACCAGAGAAAGTTGAGTTGGGGGCTAGAAACATG TATGGAGAAACTCCACTGCACATGGCAGCTAAAAATGGGTGCAATGAAGCTGCTAGGTTGCTCCTTGCTAATGGTGCCTTTGTTGAGGCTAAAGCAAAT aATGGAATGACACCATTGCACCTTGCTGTTTGGCACTCACTCCGAGATGAAGATTCCTCGACAGTAAAGACATTACTGGAGTATAATGCTAATTGCAGTGCTGAAGACAAT GAGGGCATGACTCCTATAAATCATCTATCCCAACGCCCAGGGGTGGAGAAATTGCGGCAACTTCTTCATTGGCACCTTGAGGAGCAGAGGAGACGCAAAGCTATTGAAGCTTGCAGTGAAACAAAAGCTAAGATGGATGAACTGGAAGATGCATTGTCAAACATTGTGGGCCTGCATGAGCTAAAAGTACAGCTTCGGAAATGGGCAAAGGGGATGCTTTTAGATGAGAGGCGTAGGGCCCTTGGACTAAGAGTGGGCCCTAGAAGACCACCTCATATGGCCTTCCTTGGCAATCCTGGAACAG GTAAAACTATGGTAGCTCGCATTCTTGGACGATTACTCAATATGGTAGGAGTTTTACCAACTGACAAGGTAACAGAAGTACAGAGAACTGATTTGGTTGGCGAATTTGTTGGTCACACTGGACCCAAAACTAGAAGAAAG ATTAAAGAAGCAGAGGGaggaattttatttgttgatgaagCCTATCGACTAATACCTATGCAGAAGGCAGACGATAAGGACTACGGGCTGGAAGCCTTGGAGGAGATCATGTCTGTCATGGACAGCGGAAAAGTTGTAGTTATATTTGCTGGCTACAGCGAACCAATGAAGCGTGTAATTTCTTCTAACGAAGGCTTCTGCCGAAGAGTAACCAAGTTTTTCCATTTTGATGACTTTAGTTGCATAGATCTAGCGAAGATTCTTCATTTGAAGATGGGCAATCAAGCAGAAGATAGCTTATTGTATGGATTTAAGTTGCATCCTTCCTGTACCAAGGCTGCCATTGCAACACTGATAGAGAGAGAAACCAGTGGGAAGCAGCGCAAGGAGATGAACGGAGGTTTAGTGGAAACAACGCTAATTAATGCTAGAGAGAACTTGGATTTGAGGCTCGAATTTGATTGCGTAGATGTGGATGAACTGCTCACTATCACCCTAGAGGACTTAGAAGTTGGACTTGGATTGTTATCACAATGA
- the LOC127806412 gene encoding probable chlorophyll(ide) b reductase NYC1, chloroplastic, which translates to MEAVPKFHISLPLDRCRTGQPPRVRPEFRRSLVAFDSISVMVEPKRRRRLCTRSFRSDGEGEVADKEAESAGKSGDLKENNRLESDVVELVKSSFLRPASEDKFQDALDKLEQRLFSIAMQIGRYIVTMMSTGVILLIGFQLSGGDSQMNALIWYSWLGGIIIGTMIGANMVLEDVSRAGPRNVVITGSTRGLGKALAREFLLSGDRVVVASRSPESVDMTIRELEENLKEVMVTAGGSSATNLEHAKVIGISCDVCEPKDVQKLANFAVSELGSIDIWINNAGTNKGFRPLLQFSDEDIQQIVSTNLVGSILCTREAMHVIRTQDKGGHIFNMDGAGSGGSSTPLTAVYGSTKCGLRQLQSSLFKECKKTKVGVHTASPGMVLTDLLLSGSTIKNKQMFNIICELPETVARTLVPRMRVIKGSGKAINYLTPPRILLALVTAWLRRGRWFDDKGRALYAAEADRLRNWAESRTRFSFTDAMEMYTENTWVSVFSLSVVCAFIILSSTGNTFPGT; encoded by the exons ATGGAGGCCGTGCCAAAGTTTCACATATCTTTGCCGCTGGACCGGTGCCGGACCGGTCAGCCACCCCGGGTCCGGCCGGAATTTCGCCGGAGTTTAGTGGCGTTTGATTCGATTTCGGTTATGGTGGAACCGAAGCGCCGTAGAAGGCTGTGTACGAGGTCGTTCAGGTCCGACGGGGAAGGAGAGGTGGCCGATAAAGAAGCGGAAAGTGCGGGAAAGAGTGGGGATCTGAAGGAAAATAATCGGTTGGAGAGTGACGTTGTGGAGCTGGTGAAGTCTTCTTTCTTGCGTCCGGCATCGGAGGATAAGTTTCAGGATGCGTTGGACAAGTTGGAGCAGAGGCTATTTTCA ATTGCTATGCAAATTGGAAGATACATTGTGACAATGATGAGTACCGGAGTAATACTCTTGATCGGGTTTCAGTTGTCAG GTGGAGACAGTCAGATGAATGCTTTGATATGGTATAGCTGGCTTGGAGGTATAATTATTGGAACAATGATAGGAGCTAACATGGTCTTAGAGGATGTCAGTAGAGCTGGACCGCGCAATGTGGTCATAACTGGAAG TACTAGGGGACTGGGAAAAGCTCTTGCTCGTGAATTTCTTCTTTCTGGGGATCGAGTAGTTGTTGCTTCTCGAAG TCCTGAGTCTGTGGATATGACAATCAGAGAGCTTGAGGAGAACCTGAAGGAGGTTATGGTCACTGCAGGTGGCTCATCTGCAACAAATCTGGAACATGCAAAAGTAATAGGCATCTCATGTGATGTTTGTGAACCGAAGGATGTGCAGAAATTGGCAAACTTTGCTGTCAGCGAACTTGGTTCTATTGACATTTGG ATTAACAATGCAGGGACCAACAAAGGTTTTAGACCCTTGCTGCAATTTAGTGATGAAGATATTCAACAG ATTGTCTCTACAAACTTGGTTGGGTCTATACTTTGCACTCGTGAGGCAATGCATGTCATCAGAACCCAGGATAAGGGGGGTCACATATTTAACATGGATGGTGCTGGTTCTGGAGGATCTAGTACCCCTTTGACAGCTGT CTATGGCTCAACGAAGTGTGGTCTCAGGCAGCTTCAATCATCACTCTTCAAAGAGTGTAAAAAGACAAAAGTGGGAGTGCATACAGCCTCTCCAGGCATGGTCCTGACTGATTTGCTCTTGAG TGGGTCAActattaaaaacaaacaaatgttCAATATCATCTGTGAGCTCCCTGAAACAGTAGCTAGAACTTTAGTTCCTCGAATGCGAGTTATCAAGGGAAGTGGAAAGGCCATCAATTACCTGACCCCTCCAAGAATCTTACTGGCTTTGGTCACTGCATGGTTGCGTCGAGGTCGTTGGTTTGATGACAAG GGAAGAGCATTGTATGCAGCAGAGGCAGACCGACTTCGTAACTGGGCTGAAAGCCGTACTCGGTTCTCATTCACAGATGCCATGGAGATGTACACCGAGAACACTTGGGTCTCTgtcttctccctctctgttgTCTGTGCCTTCATAATTCTTTCTAGCACGGGCAACACGTTTCCCGGCACCTGA
- the LOC127806773 gene encoding proline-rich receptor-like protein kinase PERK1, with product MSSAPASSPPSTTPAAPPPASPPPSNNSTSPPPASPPPSNNSTSPPPSSPPPPAKSSPPPPTAPAGSPPPPQSANPPSTSPSPPAPASESPPSGSTPSPPPPASKSSPPPPSSSNSPSPPSSSNSPTPPSSSTPPPPPSSSSGISTGLVVGIAIGGVLVLAVLSILFICCRRKKRREPEYYVPPHHGPKDEPYGRPPQHWQQNAPPPGSHGITMPPKPSPSPPVTSFPPARPPAHSPPPAFMSSSGGSASNSGSEKPLPPPSPGMSLGFSKSTFTLEELSMATDGFSDANLLGQGGFGYVHKGVLPNGKEVAIKQLKAGSGQGEREFQAEVEIISRVHHKHLVSLVGYCITGSQRMLVYEFVPNNTLEFHLHGKGRPPMDYSTRLKIGLGAAKGLSYLHEDCHPKIIHRDIKATNILLDFNFEAMVADFGLAKISSDVNTHVSTRVMGTFGYLAPEYASSGKLTEKSDVFSFGVMLLELITGRRPVDSSQSFVEDSLVDWARPLLTRALEDGNFDTLVDARLQRNYNHNEMARMVACAAACVRHSARRRPRMSQVVRALEGDVSLADLNEGITPGHSTVYSSFESSDYDTNQYKEDMKKFRKMALGSQEYGSSGQSVPTSEYGLYPSGSSSEHNTREMEMRKMKKDSSGFSGSS from the exons ATGTCATCGGCGCCGGCTTCATCTCCGCCGTCGACGACTCCCGCGGCGCCGCCACCTGCGTCGCCTCCGCCATCGAACAACTCTACCTCGCCGCCACCTGCATCGCCTCCGCCGTCGAACAACTCTACCTCGCCGCCGCCGTCCAGTCCGCCTCCCCCCGCCAAATCGTCCCCGCCGCCTCCGACAGCGCCGGCTGGGTCTCCGCCTCCACCGCAGTCGGCCAATCCTCCGTCGACCTCTCCCTCGCCTCCGGCTCCGGCCTCCGAGTCTCCGCCTTCCGGTTCGACTCCGTCCCCGCCCCCGCCGGCATCGAAATCGTCGCCGCCGCCTCCGTCGTCTTCTAATTCTCCGTCTCCGCCATCGTCCTCGAATTCGCCGACCCCGCCGTCTTCTTCGACTCCGCCGCCGCCTCCGTCCAGCTCATCGGGGATATCGACAGGGCTGGTGGTTGGGATAGCTATTGGTGGTGTTCTCGTTCTAGCTGTTTTGAGCATTTTGTTCATATGTTGccggaggaagaagagaagagagccCGAGTACTACGTTCCACCTCATCATGGGCCTAAAG ATGAACCATATGGTCGACCACCTCAACATTGGCAACAAAATGCTCCACCACCTGGTTCTCATGGCATCACAATGCCACCAAAACCCTCTCCTTCACCTCCAGTTACATCGTTCCCTCCAGCTCGTCCTCCTGCACACTCACCTCCTCCAGCTTTCATGAGCAGCAGCGGAGGTTCTGCGTCCAATTCAGGGAGCGAAAAACCACTCCCACCACCCTCTCCTGGCATGAGTTTGGGCTTCTCAAAGAGCACATTCACATTAGAAGAATTGTCAATGGCAACTGATGGATTTTCAGATGCTAACCTCCTTGGACAAGGTGGTTTTGGGTATGTGCATAAAGGGGTCCTTCCGAATGGGAAAGAAGTTGCAATTAAGCAGCTGAAAGCAGGTAGTGGTCAGGGGGAGCGCGAATTCCAAGCTGAAGTTGAGATCATTAGCCGGGTGCATCATAAACATCTTGTTTCATTAGTTGGATACTGCATCACTGGTTCCCAAAGAATGCTTGTCTATGAGTTTGTTCCAAACAACACCCTGGAGTTCCACTTACATG GGAAGGGAAGACCTCCCATGGATTATTCCACAAGACTGAAAATTGGTTTAGGGGCTGCGAAAGGACTGTCATATCTGCATGAGGACT GCCATCCTAAAATCATTCATCGGGACATTAAGGCAACTAATATACTACTAGATTTTAACTTTGAGGCAATG GTTGCCGATTTTGGACTTGCAAAAATTTCATCTGATGTCAACACTCATGTATCCACTCGTGTGATGGGAACTTTTGG GTATCTGGCTCCGGAATATGCTTCTTCTGGTAAACTTACAGAGAAGTCCGATGTTTTCTCATTTGGAGTCATGCTTCTGGAGTTGATTACTGGACGCCGACCTGTGGACTCATCCCAATCTTTCGTGGAAGATAGCTTGGTAGATTGG GCGAGGCCCTTGCTTACACGAGCTTTGGAAGACGGTAACTTTGATACCCTTGTTGACGCACGATTGCAAAGGAATTACAACCACAATGAGATGGCTCGCATGGTTGCTTGTGCTGCTGCTTGCGTGCGTCATTCAGCACGACGTCGACCACGAATGAGCCAG GTTGTACGGGCCTTAGAAGGGGATGTATCGTTGGCCGATCTTAATGAAGGAATCACACCTGGACACAGCACAGTCTACAGTTCTTTCGAAAGCTCAGACTATGACACTAACCAATACAAAGAGGACATGAAGAAATTCAGGAAAATGGCCCTTGGCTCCCAGGAGTATGGCAGCAGCGGGCAGAGTGTTCCGACCAGTGAATATGGTTTATACCCATCTGGCTCAAGTAGCGAACACAACACTCGCGAGATGGAGATGAGAAAGATGAAGAAAGACAGTAGTGGGTTCAGTGGAAGCTCATGA
- the LOC127806178 gene encoding ribulose bisphosphate carboxylase/oxygenase activase, chloroplastic isoform X2 → MQMAQTPLHVSAGYNNVEIVKFLLDWQGPEKVELGARNMYGETPLHMAAKNGCNEAARLLLANGAFVEAKANNGMTPLHLAVWHSLRDEDSSTVKTLLEYNANCSAEDNEGMTPINHLSQRPGVEKLRQLLHWHLEEQRRRKAIEACSETKAKMDELEDALSNIVGLHELKVQLRKWAKGMLLDERRRALGLRVGPRRPPHMAFLGNPGTGKTMVARILGRLLNMVGVLPTDKVTEVQRTDLVGEFVGHTGPKTRRKIKEAEGGILFVDEAYRLIPMQKADDKDYGLEALEEIMSVMDSGKVVVIFAGYSEPMKRVISSNEGFCRRVTKFFHFDDFSCIDLAKILHLKMGNQAEDSLLYGFKLHPSCTKAAIATLIERETSGKQRKEMNGGLVETTLINARENLDLRLEFDCVDVDELLTITLEDLEVGLGLLSQ, encoded by the exons ATGCAGATGGCTCAGACACCACTTCATGTTTCTGCTGGTTACAACAATGTGGAGATAGTTAAGTTTTTGCTTGATTGGCAAGGACCAGAGAAAGTTGAGTTGGGGGCTAGAAACATG TATGGAGAAACTCCACTGCACATGGCAGCTAAAAATGGGTGCAATGAAGCTGCTAGGTTGCTCCTTGCTAATGGTGCCTTTGTTGAGGCTAAAGCAAAT aATGGAATGACACCATTGCACCTTGCTGTTTGGCACTCACTCCGAGATGAAGATTCCTCGACAGTAAAGACATTACTGGAGTATAATGCTAATTGCAGTGCTGAAGACAAT GAGGGCATGACTCCTATAAATCATCTATCCCAACGCCCAGGGGTGGAGAAATTGCGGCAACTTCTTCATTGGCACCTTGAGGAGCAGAGGAGACGCAAAGCTATTGAAGCTTGCAGTGAAACAAAAGCTAAGATGGATGAACTGGAAGATGCATTGTCAAACATTGTGGGCCTGCATGAGCTAAAAGTACAGCTTCGGAAATGGGCAAAGGGGATGCTTTTAGATGAGAGGCGTAGGGCCCTTGGACTAAGAGTGGGCCCTAGAAGACCACCTCATATGGCCTTCCTTGGCAATCCTGGAACAG GTAAAACTATGGTAGCTCGCATTCTTGGACGATTACTCAATATGGTAGGAGTTTTACCAACTGACAAGGTAACAGAAGTACAGAGAACTGATTTGGTTGGCGAATTTGTTGGTCACACTGGACCCAAAACTAGAAGAAAG ATTAAAGAAGCAGAGGGaggaattttatttgttgatgaagCCTATCGACTAATACCTATGCAGAAGGCAGACGATAAGGACTACGGGCTGGAAGCCTTGGAGGAGATCATGTCTGTCATGGACAGCGGAAAAGTTGTAGTTATATTTGCTGGCTACAGCGAACCAATGAAGCGTGTAATTTCTTCTAACGAAGGCTTCTGCCGAAGAGTAACCAAGTTTTTCCATTTTGATGACTTTAGTTGCATAGATCTAGCGAAGATTCTTCATTTGAAGATGGGCAATCAAGCAGAAGATAGCTTATTGTATGGATTTAAGTTGCATCCTTCCTGTACCAAGGCTGCCATTGCAACACTGATAGAGAGAGAAACCAGTGGGAAGCAGCGCAAGGAGATGAACGGAGGTTTAGTGGAAACAACGCTAATTAATGCTAGAGAGAACTTGGATTTGAGGCTCGAATTTGATTGCGTAGATGTGGATGAACTGCTCACTATCACCCTAGAGGACTTAGAAGTTGGACTTGGATTGTTATCACAATGA
- the LOC127806179 gene encoding uncharacterized protein LOC127806179 isoform X1 produces MVPTSLSILSSTPSSFPCDTPSTSASPAKPNRNATPRVLGPLSLYCCSSPPISRAGVRSSQSLVDGTAAEQFQQNNSIADFMRFKRGSSDRGGRAELQTAVVSYRKKFPWSLLQPFLQVDLVSTIHIADREYFATLQKELEPYDCVLYEMVASRESLEKRRNPSAAKKLRGSRSQGFNILGCIQRQMARLLMLDFQLDCLDYQAENWYHADLDYETFKLLQLQKGESFFTFAREMTLRSTKAVVQPVLIPEELGPWRSKLLWASRVLPMPLLGLVIIGSVCTDAGSQALKYPELEALSRLDFGAAMKVFLAKRLASEFTLVTADLEEKSVIIGERNRAAAEALRRALDQGHNKIAILYGGGHMPDLGRRLREDFDLVPSRVQWITAWAIKNRNLTSNSLPFLRKMAEVSGWPLNRYQTTALLIFSSVLALDLWFWEVFFGTTVNWISHVTSDIFLYFDGAQVM; encoded by the exons ATGGTGCCTACTTCCTTATCGATACTTTCTTCCACACCGTCTTCGTTTCCTTGCGATACACCCTCGACCTCTGCCTCGCCGGCCAAGCCCAACCGGAACGCTACCCCTAGGGTTCTAGGCCCGCTCTCTCTGTACTGCTGCTCTTCTCCTCCGATTTCGAGAGCCGGAGTTCGCTCGAGCCAATCGTTGGTTGATGGAACGGCGGCGGAGCAGTTTCAGCAGAACAATTCTATCGCCGACTTCATGAGGTTCAAGCGAGGGAGCTCCGACCGGGGCGGCCGCGCTGAGTTGCAGACCGCCGTCGTTAGCTACCGCAAGAAGTTCCCTTGGTCTCTCCTTCAACCGTTTCTTCAG GTTGATTTGGTTTCAACAATACACATTGCGGATAGAGA ATATTTTGCTACCCTCCAGAAAGAACTTGAGCCTTATGACTGTGTTCTCTACGAGATGGTGGCTAGCAGGGAGAGTTTGGAGAAAAGACGAAATCCAAGTGCTGCAAAGAAGCTCAGAGGTTCACGCTCACAGGGCTTTAATATTCTTGGATGCATTCAGCGGCAAATGGCTAGACTGCTTATGCTTGATTTTCAGTTAGATTGTCTTGACTACCAGGCTGAGAATTGGTATCATGCTGATCTGGACTATGAAACTTTCAAGTTACTTCAG CTGCAAAAGGGTGAGAGTTTCTTTACCTTTGCGAGAGAGATGACTCTTAGATCAACAAAGGCCGTGGTGCAGCCTGTTCTAATTCCAGAAGAGCTTGGTCCTTGGAGATCTAAGCTTTTGTGGGCTTCTCGGGTGCTACCTATGCCTCTCCTTGGCCTCGTCATAATCGGGAGTGTCTGCACCGATGCAGGAAGTCAGGCATTGAAATATCCAGAATTAGAAGCGTTGTCCAGGCTAGATTTTGGCGCTGCTATGAAGGTCTTCCTTGCAAAGAGACTTGCATCCGA GTTCACTCTAGTGACTGCTGACCTAGAGGAGAAATCTGTTATCATCGGCGAGAGGAACCGAGCTGCAGCAGAGGCTCTCCGGCGAGCCCTGGACCAAGGGCATAACAAGATCGCCATACTTTATGGAGGCGGCCACATGCCGGACCTGGGAAGGCGGCTCCGGGAGGACTTCGATTTGGTCCCTTCCCGGGTGCAGTGGATAACAGCATGGGCCATCAAGAACCGGAATCTCACGAGCAATTCCCTTccatttttgagaaaaatggcGGAGGTTTCAGGGTGGCCATTGAATAGGTATCAGACGACGGCACTGTTAATTTTTTCGTCCGTACTGGCTTTGGATCTCTGGTTTTGGGAGGTTTTCTTTGGCACCACCGTGAACTGGATCTCCCATGTTACTTCAGACATTTTCCTGTACTTTGATGGTGCACAGGTGATGTGA